The proteins below are encoded in one region of Myxococcales bacterium:
- a CDS encoding helix-turn-helix domain-containing protein, with amino-acid sequence MTIRSEIQMLGVGGYLRERRERNRMSLSEVSSATRIPERALREIEEDRFDALPGSVFVRGYLRSYARLLGEDDAIIVRGYTLTNDEPMEAESTSISSVPAPAASKRRFALIISLVILAILFALTASIVTRPRHREHKIELSFNTGSSFINAGSKAQQSICPSIG; translated from the coding sequence ATGACCATTCGTAGCGAAATTCAGATGCTTGGAGTAGGCGGTTATTTGCGTGAGCGCCGTGAACGGAATCGCATGTCGCTGTCCGAAGTTTCAAGTGCAACGCGTATTCCTGAGCGTGCGCTGCGTGAAATTGAAGAGGACCGTTTTGATGCTTTGCCAGGCTCTGTGTTTGTTCGGGGCTATTTGCGAAGCTACGCACGTCTGCTAGGAGAAGACGATGCGATTATTGTTCGGGGCTACACCTTGACGAACGATGAGCCAATGGAAGCGGAGTCGACGAGCATTTCATCGGTGCCTGCACCGGCAGCCAGCAAACGACGTTTTGCTTTGATTATTTCTCTTGTGATTTTAGCTATCTTGTTTGCGCTTACCGCTTCGATTGTTACGAGGCCACGTCATCGCGAGCATAAAATTGAACTTTCTTTCAATACGGGTTCATCATTTATAAATGCAGGGTCTAAAGCGCAGCAGAGCATTTGTCCTTCGATCGGTTGA
- the recO gene encoding DNA repair protein RecO, with the protein MQGLKRSRAFVLRSVDQGESNRVISLFCEDGGRISAIAKGAKRSNRRQLKTLQAFTLMSVTLRSGRNDLLTIEEVSPICLYRQVLSDLRRMDVAAYVLSLLRDTLPVAHPEPRLFADLVRFFELLDGEENKSEEMLLVFMRHILAVLGHAPCFDQCGHCGRRPKLSQSVRFDPLLGSLVCSHCGHGKFKLNPRSRALLSSEWSLHTEDQSAWIHSQEELAVAQETLTAFAQAQLGRAMPARFMQGELGV; encoded by the coding sequence ATGCAGGGTCTAAAGCGCAGCAGAGCATTTGTCCTTCGATCGGTTGATCAAGGTGAATCCAATCGAGTGATTTCACTCTTTTGCGAGGATGGTGGGCGTATTAGCGCGATTGCAAAAGGTGCTAAGCGCAGCAATCGTCGCCAACTTAAAACGCTGCAAGCTTTTACCCTGATGAGTGTGACGCTTCGAAGTGGACGGAATGATCTTTTAACCATCGAAGAAGTCAGTCCTATTTGCCTTTATCGGCAGGTACTATCTGATTTAAGACGTATGGATGTAGCGGCTTACGTCCTTTCCTTGCTGCGGGATACCTTGCCAGTAGCTCATCCAGAGCCGCGTTTGTTTGCGGACTTGGTGCGCTTTTTTGAGCTGCTTGATGGGGAAGAAAACAAGAGTGAAGAAATGCTTCTTGTTTTTATGCGGCATATTTTGGCTGTGTTGGGGCATGCTCCGTGTTTCGATCAATGCGGGCATTGCGGCCGAAGGCCAAAGCTTTCGCAGTCGGTTCGTTTTGATCCTTTGCTAGGATCGCTGGTGTGTAGTCATTGTGGCCATGGCAAGTTCAAGCTCAATCCACGCTCACGAGCTCTTCTAAGTTCCGAATGGTCCTTGCATACTGAGGATCAGAGTGCTTGGATACACAGCCAAGAAGAGTTGGCTGTTGCGCAAGAGACACTCACGGCCTTTGCGCAAGCCCAGTTAGGTCGAGCCATGCCAGCGCGCTTTATGCAAGGAGAGTTAGGTGTCTAA
- a CDS encoding DUF971 domain-containing protein, which produces MSKKEITAIELRAPKGSSELQIDWADGHTGIYPHEVLRGYCPCADCQGHEGPISYVEGGNLELVDIQEVGNYALRLVWGDKHGTGLYSFNFLRQLCTCPECGKYPLRERVFPR; this is translated from the coding sequence GTGTCTAAAAAAGAAATCACGGCGATTGAACTTAGGGCCCCGAAAGGAAGTTCTGAGCTGCAGATCGATTGGGCCGATGGTCATACTGGCATCTATCCGCATGAGGTTCTGCGCGGGTATTGTCCATGCGCGGATTGCCAAGGCCATGAAGGACCGATTTCCTATGTTGAAGGCGGCAATCTCGAACTTGTCGATATTCAAGAAGTTGGAAACTACGCGCTTCGCCTTGTTTGGGGAGACAAGCATGGCACAGGTCTTTATAGTTTTAACTTCCTTAGACAACTTTGCACTTGTCCGGAGTGCGGCAAATATCCATTGCGTGAGCGGGTCTTTCCGCGCTAA
- a CDS encoding phosphoribosylanthranilate isomerase: MPVKVKICGVCSLEDASACVDAGADFLGLNFWRQGKRYCSPETAKRIVKELGSKVEIVGVFVDEAFQDIAVMRRDLGFDWVQLHGHESPQLLEALLPKAYKALRVQDKSILQTHEAFAGDYLLLDAYTPDVPGGGGVQFDWSLAREVAKQRNIMLAGGLRLDNVAQAVRAAKPFAVDVASGVEYAAGKKDIELVKAFVTEAKKAND; the protein is encoded by the coding sequence GTGCCTGTTAAAGTTAAAATCTGTGGTGTGTGTAGCCTTGAGGATGCTTCGGCGTGTGTTGATGCCGGTGCCGATTTTTTGGGTCTAAATTTTTGGCGGCAAGGCAAGCGTTACTGCAGCCCTGAAACAGCCAAACGCATTGTCAAAGAGCTTGGATCCAAAGTGGAGATTGTCGGTGTATTTGTCGATGAGGCTTTCCAAGACATTGCAGTGATGCGCCGTGATTTAGGTTTCGATTGGGTGCAATTGCACGGCCATGAAAGCCCACAGCTACTCGAGGCGCTGCTTCCAAAAGCCTACAAAGCCTTGAGGGTGCAAGATAAATCGATTTTGCAAACACATGAGGCTTTTGCGGGAGACTATCTTTTACTTGATGCCTATACGCCCGACGTGCCAGGTGGCGGTGGCGTGCAGTTTGATTGGTCGCTTGCTAGGGAAGTTGCCAAACAGCGAAATATCATGCTTGCAGGTGGGCTTCGTTTGGACAATGTGGCCCAAGCTGTCCGCGCTGCAAAGCCCTTTGCTGTGGATGTAGCCAGCGGGGTGGAGTATGCGGCTGGTAAAAAGGACATAGAACTAGTAAAGGCTTTTGTGACCGAGGCGAAGAAGGCAAATGACTGA
- a CDS encoding tryptophan synthase subunit alpha, translated as MNAIAKAFDKAKHENRAALVIYLCAGDPDLESTAELIKVIAEAGADVIELGVPFSDPTADGEVIQRASERALARGTTLGKIFSLVTGLRSEGLRTPILLFGYYNPLLAFGEKEAVAAAKKSGVDGFLVVDLPPDEENLLYKEAIANDLAVVPLVAPTSTEERKQKAAELCNSFLYYVSVTGVTGAKTANLAEAAKNAAALAKQYGKPVAVGFGIKTAADVKEVVKHADAVVVGSAIVSVIETHTDKVERCSKVSALIKELRNGLA; from the coding sequence ATGAACGCCATTGCCAAAGCGTTTGACAAAGCTAAGCATGAGAATCGAGCCGCGTTGGTGATTTATCTGTGTGCAGGTGATCCGGACTTAGAAAGCACGGCTGAGTTGATTAAAGTGATTGCTGAAGCAGGCGCTGATGTCATTGAGCTTGGTGTGCCCTTTAGCGATCCCACAGCTGATGGCGAGGTCATTCAGCGCGCAAGCGAACGTGCCCTTGCCCGAGGCACTACGCTTGGTAAGATTTTTTCTCTAGTTACAGGTTTGCGATCCGAAGGGCTGCGCACACCCATCTTGCTTTTTGGCTACTACAACCCTTTGCTTGCTTTCGGCGAGAAAGAAGCTGTAGCAGCCGCTAAAAAATCCGGAGTGGATGGTTTCCTTGTGGTGGATTTGCCGCCGGATGAAGAAAACCTACTTTATAAGGAGGCCATTGCCAATGACTTGGCAGTTGTCCCCTTGGTTGCGCCGACCAGTACCGAAGAACGCAAACAAAAAGCAGCTGAACTCTGTAATTCCTTTTTGTATTACGTTTCGGTCACCGGCGTAACCGGTGCTAAGACGGCCAATTTAGCTGAAGCCGCTAAAAATGCTGCCGCCCTCGCAAAACAATATGGCAAACCCGTTGCTGTAGGCTTTGGCATCAAAACCGCTGCTGATGTAAAAGAAGTTGTCAAACACGCTGATGCTGTTGTTGTCGGAAGTGCTATTGTTTCTGTCATAGAAACACATACCGACAAGGTAGAACGCTGCAGCAAAGTCAGTGCGCTGATTAAAGAACTGCGCAACGGACTAGCCTAA
- a CDS encoding trypsin-like serine protease — MKKRIGLALYLFTGLTSACLLSCSANSAEDNLQSVTQGVEGLCPVDDYQSGVVRIESFHDVNGEGRCTGTLIDSRHVLTAERCTYNKKEYLDREDLYVVWSRKHDWESDHFAYVQDIWRSTSDDASGLALLTLDREVSPATAQSIPLSNVSMDNLAFDATLEIVGFGKHHEDTYPWKATQCVLPTTRDDFSADDTYFLAARACSQGDVGAAVLYQGALLGVVNNEFMNRGACMQAQFLSVADFSLTIQDGLEQSSVFSCHDLSVPIDPYDNQSENNNLDSATVLADLDQNNWQSLQASLDASTDADWYVLRLNDTLALDLLVPEVALSSETTDEKGATFEVCSFFVKDGETESAGRCEQPELERDIQGHRACCGRRNRSDSIERLRIFGVHSIGDDSGTLYIRVRSVEGSDSCGSYRLSFGDK, encoded by the coding sequence ATGAAAAAAAGAATTGGGTTGGCATTGTATCTATTCACTGGTTTGACGAGTGCATGTTTGCTGAGTTGTAGCGCTAACAGTGCTGAAGATAATCTACAATCCGTAACGCAAGGCGTTGAAGGCTTGTGTCCGGTTGACGACTACCAGAGCGGCGTGGTGCGTATCGAGAGTTTTCATGATGTAAATGGGGAAGGTCGTTGTACGGGCACGTTGATTGATTCACGGCACGTGCTAACTGCGGAGCGCTGTACCTACAACAAAAAAGAATATCTGGATCGCGAAGATCTATATGTCGTTTGGTCGCGGAAACACGACTGGGAAAGTGATCATTTTGCCTATGTTCAAGATATTTGGCGTTCAACATCAGACGATGCTAGCGGGCTTGCCCTACTTACTTTGGATCGCGAAGTAAGTCCGGCGACCGCGCAGAGTATACCGCTCTCCAACGTATCGATGGACAATTTAGCATTCGACGCAACACTTGAAATCGTAGGATTCGGAAAGCATCACGAAGACACCTACCCTTGGAAGGCAACTCAGTGTGTGCTGCCAACGACGCGCGATGACTTTAGCGCGGATGACACTTATTTCTTAGCTGCCCGTGCCTGTAGTCAGGGTGATGTGGGTGCAGCTGTGTTGTATCAAGGAGCACTTTTGGGTGTGGTTAACAATGAGTTCATGAACAGAGGTGCGTGCATGCAGGCGCAGTTTTTGAGTGTGGCTGACTTTTCATTAACTATTCAAGACGGGCTGGAGCAAAGCTCTGTGTTTAGCTGCCACGATCTTAGCGTTCCCATCGATCCATATGATAATCAAAGCGAGAACAATAACCTCGATAGCGCCACTGTTCTTGCTGACCTCGATCAGAATAATTGGCAAAGTTTGCAAGCCAGTCTTGATGCTTCCACGGATGCGGATTGGTATGTCTTGAGGCTAAACGATACGTTGGCGCTCGATTTGCTGGTTCCGGAAGTAGCACTGAGTTCTGAGACGACGGATGAAAAAGGAGCAACTTTCGAAGTATGCAGCTTTTTTGTAAAAGATGGAGAAACGGAGTCCGCTGGACGTTGCGAGCAACCGGAGCTCGAACGCGACATTCAAGGTCATCGTGCATGTTGCGGCAGACGAAATCGCTCGGATTCTATTGAGCGTCTTCGAATATTTGGCGTTCATAGCATCGGCGATGACAGCGGAACGCTGTATATCCGCGTAAGAAGCGTTGAGGGTAGCGATAGTTGCGGAAGTTATCGCTTAAGCTTTGGCGATAAATAA
- a CDS encoding DUF721 domain-containing protein gives MARARRNYQNGSFLGELIAKSKFGPKGLPDPRVLRWWIYKVPERVNEFAWPVRLQKGVLTVHTQNSALANDLHYLRDELLASARQHMGPGIVTDIRLHVGKMPYHSVSTLINQGRVLPDMDKQG, from the coding sequence ATGGCTCGAGCACGACGTAACTACCAAAATGGCTCCTTTTTGGGTGAGCTAATTGCCAAAAGCAAGTTTGGACCCAAGGGCTTGCCTGATCCTAGGGTGCTCCGATGGTGGATCTACAAAGTCCCGGAACGGGTCAACGAATTCGCCTGGCCAGTACGCTTACAAAAGGGAGTGCTGACTGTTCACACCCAAAACTCTGCCCTCGCCAACGATCTTCACTATCTGCGCGATGAACTCCTTGCTTCAGCCAGACAGCACATGGGTCCCGGTATCGTCACTGACATCCGTCTTCACGTCGGCAAAATGCCCTACCACTCGGTTTCCACCCTGATCAACCAAGGCCGCGTCTTACCCGACATGGACAAGCAAGGCTGA
- a CDS encoding helix-turn-helix transcriptional regulator — translation MVAKNVIANNLRTLRKVRGLTQPELAGIVNMSPRTVARLEAGQVSDPGINQVRSLAQALGVTVDLLSGAKLTPVTVAAPERLKKVLEGPQGLELLTELADYDRVRGRKAVVSALKEAAGNLE, via the coding sequence ATGGTAGCAAAAAACGTCATCGCGAATAATCTAAGAACACTTCGCAAGGTTCGTGGGCTAACCCAACCGGAGCTTGCGGGTATCGTCAATATGTCTCCACGTACAGTGGCACGCCTCGAAGCTGGCCAAGTCTCCGACCCTGGGATCAACCAGGTTCGCAGCCTTGCTCAAGCCCTGGGTGTGACTGTGGATTTGCTTAGCGGAGCAAAGCTCACACCGGTGACCGTGGCAGCACCTGAGCGTCTGAAAAAAGTGCTCGAAGGTCCACAAGGTCTTGAGTTGCTTACGGAGCTTGCAGACTACGACCGTGTTAGAGGTCGCAAAGCCGTGGTCTCTGCCCTAAAAGAAGCCGCCGGCAACCTCGAGTAG
- a CDS encoding aldehyde dehydrogenase family protein — protein sequence MRKAIEDELKQPQPLFIDGKAYVPNHGELIDVVNPATESILCQVHAATENEVNLAVQAARRAFEDSTWKGMNPSAREKILLRIADLLEQNAERLGTIETLNNGKTIREGIGDVEPSADAFRYYAGWTRKIYGETIPVDGGNFVYTLKEPVGVCGQIVPWNYPLLMAAWKVAPALACGCTIVLKPSEWTPLTALELAKITKEAGLPDGVLNVVPGYGSVAGEALSRHMDVDKIAFTGSIRTARLLLKASAESNLKKVSLELGGKSPLLVFDDADIDGAVQAAMAGSFANKGEVCSASTRLLVQSSIKDKLLDKLTSRCEQMKVGDPFDTNNHMGALVSKAQYEKVRSYIEKGKTEGARLITSEAKQNSMPDKGYYLRPAIFDEVKSHMSIAQEEIFGPVLSVLEFADEAAAIQIANGTSYGLVSAIFTKDISRAHRLAKEIKAGVVWINRWNGFDSAAPFGGNKQSGWGRELGKNALDLYTTDKCVWVNI from the coding sequence ATGCGCAAGGCAATTGAAGACGAACTCAAACAGCCTCAACCACTTTTTATCGACGGTAAAGCTTACGTGCCAAATCACGGCGAGCTCATTGATGTCGTCAATCCAGCCACCGAATCGATTCTTTGCCAGGTCCATGCCGCAACCGAGAACGAAGTTAACTTAGCAGTCCAGGCCGCCCGACGCGCGTTTGAAGATTCTACATGGAAGGGAATGAATCCTTCTGCAAGAGAAAAGATCTTGCTACGCATTGCGGACTTGTTGGAACAGAACGCCGAGCGCCTTGGCACGATCGAGACTTTGAACAACGGCAAAACAATTCGTGAAGGCATTGGGGATGTAGAACCAAGCGCCGATGCGTTTCGTTACTATGCCGGATGGACTCGCAAGATTTATGGCGAGACCATTCCTGTGGATGGCGGCAACTTTGTATACACGCTCAAAGAGCCCGTCGGTGTGTGCGGACAGATTGTGCCCTGGAACTACCCGCTGCTTATGGCTGCTTGGAAAGTAGCGCCAGCATTGGCTTGCGGCTGCACCATCGTACTCAAACCAAGCGAATGGACGCCACTTACAGCACTTGAACTGGCTAAGATTACCAAAGAGGCAGGGCTGCCGGACGGCGTGCTCAACGTCGTTCCTGGTTATGGCTCCGTTGCAGGCGAAGCGCTCAGCAGACACATGGACGTGGATAAAATTGCGTTTACGGGCTCTATTCGCACCGCCCGTCTGCTACTCAAGGCCAGCGCGGAAAGTAATTTAAAGAAAGTAAGCCTCGAGCTCGGCGGCAAATCACCCTTGCTTGTGTTTGACGATGCCGATATCGATGGCGCCGTGCAAGCTGCCATGGCGGGAAGCTTTGCCAACAAAGGGGAAGTATGTAGCGCCAGCACCCGACTTTTGGTGCAATCGTCTATCAAAGACAAATTGCTCGATAAACTGACGAGCCGCTGCGAGCAAATGAAAGTGGGGGATCCCTTTGATACGAACAATCACATGGGCGCTCTTGTTTCCAAAGCCCAATATGAAAAAGTCCGATCGTATATCGAAAAAGGCAAGACCGAAGGGGCCCGCTTAATCACAAGCGAAGCAAAGCAGAACAGCATGCCTGACAAAGGCTACTACCTGCGACCCGCCATCTTCGATGAAGTCAAAAGCCATATGAGCATCGCGCAGGAAGAGATTTTTGGACCCGTGCTCTCGGTACTTGAGTTTGCTGATGAAGCCGCAGCAATACAGATCGCAAATGGTACAAGCTACGGATTGGTCAGCGCTATCTTTACGAAAGACATCTCGCGTGCCCATCGTTTAGCCAAAGAGATTAAGGCTGGCGTGGTTTGGATCAATCGTTGGAATGGCTTTGATAGCGCAGCTCCCTTTGGTGGCAACAAGCAAAGCGGCTGGGGCCGCGAGCTTGGTAAAAACGCACTAGACCTTTACACTACCGATAAATGTGTCTGGGTAAATATTTAA